One genomic window of Punica granatum isolate Tunisia-2019 chromosome 1, ASM765513v2, whole genome shotgun sequence includes the following:
- the LOC116192928 gene encoding GEM-like protein 1, whose product MEQSQSDQSHPQKPTDQSHPEKPTQEPDTKHDKLHSPDYSPYPKLDPADVAPPPENWSNLTASAPRAPISGDAATTMPAESNPYVTPAPAPQSSVKNTVDSVKDVLGKWGKKAAEATKKGQDLAGNMWQHLKTGPSFADAAVGRIAQGTKVLAEGGYEKVFRQNFETVPEEQLLKSYACYLSTSAGPVMGTLYLSTAKLAFCSDNPLSYKVGEQTEYSYYKVVIPRHHLKAVNPSTSRVNQAEKYIQVISIDNHEFWFMGFVHYDSAVKNLQEAIPPNAL is encoded by the exons ATGGAGCAGAGCCAATCGGATCAATCCCACCCCCAGAAACCCACGGATCAATCCCACCCCGAGAAACCCACGCAGGAGCCCGACACCAAGCACGACAAGCTTCACTCCCCCGATTACTCTCCCTACCCAAAGCTCGACCCCGCCGACGTCGCCCCTCCTCCGGAGAACTGGTCCAACCTCACTGCCTCCGCCCCCCGAGCTCCGATCTCCGGCGACGCCGCCACCACCATGCCCGCCGAATCCAACCCCTATGTCACTCCCGCTCCTGCGCCACAGTCGTCAGTGAAGA ATACGGTGGACTCCGTGAAGGATGTGCTCGGGAAATGGGGCAAGAAAGCGGCTGAGGCAACTAAGAAGGGTCAGGACCTTGCTGGGAATATGTGGCAGCACC TGAAAACAGGCCCTAGTTTTGCTGATGCTGCTGTTGGTAGAATTGCTCAAGGAACAAAGGTTCTTGCCGAAGGTGGTTACGAGAAGGTTTTCCGGCAAAATTTTGAGACTGTTCCCGAGGAACAGCTCCTGAAGTCGTATGCATGTTACTTGTCCACATCTGCTGGTCCTGTTATGGGCACTTTATATTTGTCCACAGCAAAGCTCGCATTCTGCAGTGACAATCCTCTCTCTTATAAAGTTGGTGAACAGACTGAATATAGTTACTATAAG GTGGTCATTCCACGACATCATTTGAAGGCTGTGAACCCATCAACAAGCAGAGTCAATCAAGCCGAGAAGTACATCCAAGTGATCTCCATCGATAATCATGAATTCTGGTTCATGGGCTTCGTTCACTACGACAGTGCTGTCAAAAACCTGCAAGAAGCCATCCCGCCCAACGCCTTGTAA
- the LOC116196315 gene encoding uncharacterized protein LOC116196315, producing the protein MEQPRTRGECCMCGDYGLSEELFQCKVCQFRSQHRYCSNLYPKADSYRVCNWCLSREQEKVATPISSDSSLLSSKKRSGEGDGVKKTNDDGKLGGRSAKNLDGTLSVKSRGSTRPSPERAARKRIITRRELEEKLRRTKAAEDMSKQQQLGYRNKVRRYKLLDEVSSC; encoded by the exons ATGGAGCAGCCTCGGACAAGAGGGGAGTGTTGCATGTGTGGGGATTATGGCTTATCCGAGGAGCTCTTCCAATGCAAGGTGTGCCAGTTCAGGTCCCAACACAG ATATTGTAGCAATCTATACCCGAAGGCCGATTCGTACCGGGTCTGCAACTGGTGTTTGAGCCGAGAGCAGGAGAAGGTGGCGACCCCAATATCCTCGGACTCTTCTTTGCTATCAAGCAAGAAGAGGAGCGGCGAAGGGGATGGAGTCAAGAAGACGAACGATGATGGTAAGTTAGGTGGTCGAAGTGCTAAAAATCTGGATGGGACTCTCAGCGTAAAGTCCAGAGGCTCGACCAGACCGTCCCCCGAGAGGGCTGCCAGGAAGAGGATCATTACGAGGAGGGAGCTGGAAGAGAAGCTGAGGAGGACGAAGGCAGCGGAGGACATGTCGAAACAGCAGCAACTTGGGTATAGGAACAAGGTGAGGAGGTATAAGCTTTTGGATGAGGTTTCAAGCTGTTAA
- the LOC116195959 gene encoding high mobility group B protein 9 isoform X1 encodes MLPAAVRGKDGSFRYPAALAPHDAVVRDPAVFLDTLRRFHFLMGTKFMIPVIGRKELDLHVLYVEVTSRGGYEKVVADKKWREVGNVFRFGPTTTSASFVLKKHYMSLLFHYEQVYFFKQQGPPRTPPSVSELSHEPKMLFKDSPSDTKTDCPNCVGPGKAGFSAVGVIDGKFECGYLVSVKLGSEILKGVLFHPVDRSCPTPSVVPQSNALVPYSRKTRHGRMKRWSRRRGDPNYPKPNRSGYNFFFAEKHYKLKSLYPNREREFTKMIGESWNKLSPEERMVYQKIGLKDKERYKRELQEYKEKLMLGKSSEAGMKPNC; translated from the exons ATGTTGCCCGCGGCTGTGAGAGGCAAGGATGGCAGCTTCCGGTACCCAGCGGCGCTTGCCCCCCACGATGCCGTGGTGAGGGACCCAGCTGTCTTCCTGGACACTCTCCGGCGGTTCCATTTCTTGATGGGCACTAAGTTCAT GATTCCCGTGATTGGCCGGAAAGAACTTGATCTGCACGTCCTCTACGTGGAAGTTACCAGCAGGGGCGGTTATGAAAAG GTTGTTGCGGATAAGAAGTGGAGGGAAGTAGGCAACGTGTTCAGGTTCGGTCCGACGACGACGAGCGCTTCTTTTGTGTTGAAGAAGCACTACATGAGCCTCCTGTTTCACTACGAACAGGTTTACTTCTTTAAGCAGCAGGGACCACCACGGACTCCTCCATCAG TTTCTGAGCTTTCACATGAGCCGAAAATGCTGTTTAAGGACAGCCCCTCTGATACTAAAACAGATTGCCCCAATTGTGTAGGACCAG GAAAAGCAGGCTTTTCGGCCGTTGGGGTAATCGATGGGAAATTTGAATGTGGTTATCTGGTTTCGGTGAAACTTGGCTCGGAGATCCTAAAGGGTGTGCTTTTCCATCCTGTGGATCGGTCATGCCCAACTCCCTCTGTTGTTCCCCAATCTAATGCTTTGGTGCCTTATTCTCGTAAAACTCGGCATGGGCGAATGAAGAGGTGGAGCAGAAGAAGGGGAGACCCTAACTACCCCAAGCCCAATAGGAGCGGCTACAACTTCTTCTTCGCGGAAAAGCATTACAAGCTCAAGTCTCTGTATCCCAACAGGGAGAGGGAGTTCACTAAAATGATTGGTGAATCATGGAACAAACTCAGCCCCGAAGAGCGGATG GTTTATCAAAAAATCGGGTTGAAAGATAAGGAGAGGTACAAGAGAGAACTGCAAGAGTACAAGGAAAAGTTGATGCTGGGGAAAAGCTCGGAAGCTGGGATGAAGCCCAACTGTTAA
- the LOC116195959 gene encoding high mobility group B protein 9 isoform X2 has translation MLPAAVRGKDGSFRYPAALAPHDAVVRDPAVFLDTLRRFHFLMGTKFMIPVIGRKELDLHVLYVEVTSRGGYEKVVADKKWREVGNVFRFGPTTTSASFVLKKHYMSLLFHYEQVYFFKQQGPPRTPPSVSELSHEPKMLFKDSPSDTKTDCPNCVGPGFSAVGVIDGKFECGYLVSVKLGSEILKGVLFHPVDRSCPTPSVVPQSNALVPYSRKTRHGRMKRWSRRRGDPNYPKPNRSGYNFFFAEKHYKLKSLYPNREREFTKMIGESWNKLSPEERMVYQKIGLKDKERYKRELQEYKEKLMLGKSSEAGMKPNC, from the exons ATGTTGCCCGCGGCTGTGAGAGGCAAGGATGGCAGCTTCCGGTACCCAGCGGCGCTTGCCCCCCACGATGCCGTGGTGAGGGACCCAGCTGTCTTCCTGGACACTCTCCGGCGGTTCCATTTCTTGATGGGCACTAAGTTCAT GATTCCCGTGATTGGCCGGAAAGAACTTGATCTGCACGTCCTCTACGTGGAAGTTACCAGCAGGGGCGGTTATGAAAAG GTTGTTGCGGATAAGAAGTGGAGGGAAGTAGGCAACGTGTTCAGGTTCGGTCCGACGACGACGAGCGCTTCTTTTGTGTTGAAGAAGCACTACATGAGCCTCCTGTTTCACTACGAACAGGTTTACTTCTTTAAGCAGCAGGGACCACCACGGACTCCTCCATCAG TTTCTGAGCTTTCACATGAGCCGAAAATGCTGTTTAAGGACAGCCCCTCTGATACTAAAACAGATTGCCCCAATTGTGTAGGACCAG GCTTTTCGGCCGTTGGGGTAATCGATGGGAAATTTGAATGTGGTTATCTGGTTTCGGTGAAACTTGGCTCGGAGATCCTAAAGGGTGTGCTTTTCCATCCTGTGGATCGGTCATGCCCAACTCCCTCTGTTGTTCCCCAATCTAATGCTTTGGTGCCTTATTCTCGTAAAACTCGGCATGGGCGAATGAAGAGGTGGAGCAGAAGAAGGGGAGACCCTAACTACCCCAAGCCCAATAGGAGCGGCTACAACTTCTTCTTCGCGGAAAAGCATTACAAGCTCAAGTCTCTGTATCCCAACAGGGAGAGGGAGTTCACTAAAATGATTGGTGAATCATGGAACAAACTCAGCCCCGAAGAGCGGATG GTTTATCAAAAAATCGGGTTGAAAGATAAGGAGAGGTACAAGAGAGAACTGCAAGAGTACAAGGAAAAGTTGATGCTGGGGAAAAGCTCGGAAGCTGGGATGAAGCCCAACTGTTAA
- the LOC116192135 gene encoding thiosulfate sulfurtransferase 16, chloroplastic-like has translation MASPVVVSRSMLSALRPRFHSSRWVASFVTSAETVHEEPRSVLVDAVKGLLDAGHSYVDVRTCDEFTAGHTPGAINIPYMFKTGTGMDKNPKFLEEVSSSFAKEDTFLLGCQSGRRSLMAAHDLHSAGFRHVINVAGGYSAWVQNGLPTEK, from the exons ATGGCTTCTCCGGTTGTCGTCTCCCGTTCCATGCTTTCGGCTCTTCGTCCCCGGTTCCACTCCTCCAG GTGGGTTGCTAGCTTTGTGACGAGCGCCGAAACAGTCCATGAAGAACCGCGATCTGTTCTGGTCGATGCCGTGAAGGGTCTTCTCGATGCGGGACACAGTTATGTAGATGTCAG GACCTGTGATGAGTTTACTGCAGGGCATACCCCGGGAGCCATAAACATTCCTTACATGTTTAAGACCGGGACAG GGATGGACAAAAATCCAAAGTTCTTAGAGGAAGTATCATCAAGCTTTGCCAAAGAAGACACATTTCTCCTg ggatgcCAGAGTGGAAGGAGGTCTCTCATGGCCGCACATGATCTACATTCTGCT GGTTTCCGGCATGTTATTAACGTTGCAGGAGGCTACTCAGCATGGGTACAGAATGGGCTGCCCACTGAAAAGTGA
- the LOC116213471 gene encoding meiotic recombination protein SPO11-1, which yields MLEEMEGNGAIPQSSDVLRKIRELTKSIVMDLSRGRSPTLSIDRFKNYCTRPMGKCCCSLDFPLGREILTLQRECHARRLDVLLRVLLIVQQLLQENRQGSKRDIYYMHPSAFSEQPVVDRAINDVCIILLCSRHNLNVVSVAKGLVMGWLIFTEAERKFDCIASLNTAHSVPVNVEELKDVTSSAQYILVVEKESVFQRLADDRFCSANRCIVITGRGYPDVPTRRFLRLLIEKLHLPVYCLVDCDPYGFDILSTYRFGSMQMAYDAKLLRVQGICWLGAFSSDSEKYNIPNVCLLPLTAEDKKRTEVMLQRCYLQREAPEWRLELELMLHRGVKFEIEALAVHSISFLSKEYIPSKIHGKLYI from the exons ATGCTGGAGGAAATGGAGGGAAATGGAGCGATTCCCCAGTCCAGTGATGTGCTCAGAAAGATCAGAG AGCTCACGAAATCTATAGTGATGGATCTCAGCCGAGGACGCTCTCCGACTCTTTCGATCGACCGCTTCAAGAACTACTGCACTCGTCCAATGGGGAAATG CTGCTGCAGCTTGGATTTTCCACTCGGGAGGGAAATTTTGACTCTTCAGAGAGAATGCCATGCGCGCAGGCTTG ATGTCCTGCTAAGGGTGCTTCTGATTGTTCAGCAACTCTTGCAAGAAAACCGGCAAGGGTCCAAGAGAGATATTTATTACATGCATCCCTCTGCTTTTTCAG AGCAGCCAGTGGTCGATCGGGCAATCAATGACGTCTGCATCATTCTACTGTGTAGTCGCCACAACTTAAATGTG GTTTCGGTTGCAAAGGG GTTGGTGATGGGCTGGTTAATTTTTACTGAGGCTGAGAGAAAGTTTGATTGCATAGCTAGTCTTAATACT GCCCACTCTGTTCCTGTGAATGTGGAAGAACTTAAAG ATGTTACAAGTTCTGCCCAGTACATTCTAGTTGTGGAGAAGGAATCAG TCTTTCAGCGACTAGCAGATGACCGCTTCTGCAGTGCGAATCGCTGCATTGTCATTACA GGAAGAGGTTACCCAGATGTTCCCACGAGAAG GTTCTTGAGGCTCCTAATAGAGAAGTTGCACTTGCCAGTTTATTGCTTGGTAGATTGTGATCCATATGGCTTCGACATTCTGTCCACCTACCGATTTGGTTCCATG CAAATGGCCTATGATGCAAAACTTCTACGAGTCCAAGGCATATGTTGGCTTGGCGCCTTTTCTTCCGACTCAGAGAAGTACAATATTCCCAACGTGTGTCTCCTTCCCTTGACAGCTGAAG ACAAGAAGAGGACCGAAGTGATGTTGCAGAGGTGCTACTTACAACGAGAAGCGCCAGAGTGGAG ATTGGAGCTTGAGTTAATGCTGCATAGAGGagtgaaatttgaaattgaagcCTTGGCCGTAcattcaatttcatttttgtcgAAGGAGTACATACCATCTAAAATCCACGGGAAATTGTACATCTGA
- the LOC116213488 gene encoding U11/U12 small nuclear ribonucleoprotein 25 kDa protein has protein sequence MESSSKGDGGEAGGGSGGGGGGAGYNDSNVKKAKLYSTLAALLSDPILADVPKNPALSDVDTLISLELGSAMRLSILRLDGSTFDVVVMNSATVKDLKLAIKKKVNDTEQSDMGHRQISWKHVWANFCLSYQNQKLLDDSSPLQDFGIRHNSQVHFIPSVTAKNSGRHSKRKKHRFFHGLSKRL, from the exons ATGGAGTCTAGCTCGAAGGGAGATGGTGGCGAGGCCGGCGGCGGAAGcggaggtggaggtggagggGCAGGATACAACGACAGCAACGTAAAGAAGGCCAAGCTGTACTCCACGCTGGCGGCTCTGCTGAGCGATCCCATACTCGCCGACGTCCCCAAGAACCCCGCCCTATCAGACGTCGACACCCTCATCAGCCTCGAGCTCGGCAGCGCCATGCGCCTCTCCATCCTCAGATTGGACGGCTCCACCTTCG ATGTGGTGGTCATGAATTCTGCGACGGTTAAGGACTTGAAGCTCGCCATCAAGAAGAAAGTGAACGATACAGAGCAGTCCGATATGGGTCATCGTCAAATCTCATG GAAGCATGTCTGGGCAAACTTTTGCCTTTCATACCAGAACCAGAAGCTGCTGGACGACAGCTCTCCActtcaagattttggaattCGTCATAATTCCCAG GTGCATTTTATTCCCTCTGTTACGGCAAAGAACTCTGGAAGACATTCCAAGAGGAAGAAGCACCGTTTCTTCCATGGCCTGAGCAAGCGGTTATGA
- the LOC116213479 gene encoding glutathione S-transferase-like, with the protein MAAPVKVYGPPLSTAVSRVLACLLEKDVEFQLVPVNMSKGDHKSPDYLKIQPFGQVPAFQDDYITLFESRAICRYICDEYGDRGNKGLYGTDPLVKASIDQWVEAEGQSYNPPSSALVFQLAFAPRMGIKQDERLIRQSDEKLSKVLDVYEGRLGSSRFLAGDEFTMADLSHLPNTQYLVTAGGRADAMFGSRKNVGRWWEEISSRESWKKVVEMQQQKGP; encoded by the exons ATGGCGGCTCCGGTGAAAGTGTACGGCCCCCCGCTATCCACCGCCGTGTCAAGGGTCCTCGCCTGCCTCCTCGAGAAAGACGTGGAGTTCCAGCTCGTCCCCGTCAACATGTCCAAAGGCGACCACAAGTCGCCCGACTACCTGAAGATCCAGCCCTTTGGCCAAGTCCCTGCTTTCCAAGACGATTACATCACTCTGTTCG AGTCGAGAGCCATCTGCCGGTACATATGCGACGAGTACGGGGACAGAGGGAACAAGGGGCTGTACGGGACGGACCCGCTGGTGAAGGCCTCCATAGACCAGTGGGTGGAGGCGGAGGGGCAGAGCTACAACCCGCCAAGCTCGGCACTGGTGTTCCAGCTCGCATTCGCGCCGAGGATGGGGATAAAGCAGGACGAACGGCTTATAAGGCAGAGCGACGAGAAGCTCTCCAAGGTGCTCGATGTGTACGAGGGGCGTCTAGGAAGCAGCCGGTTCCTGGCCGGGGATGAGTTCACGATGGCCGACCTCTCCCACCTGCCCAATACGCAGTACCTGGTAACTGCCGGCGGCAGGGCAGATGCAATGTTTGGGTCCAGGAAAAACGTGGGCCGGTGGTGGGAGGAGATCTCGAGCAGAGAGTCGTGGAAAAAGGTCGTCGAGATGCAGCAGCAGAAGGGGCCTTGA
- the LOC116213463 gene encoding mechanosensitive ion channel protein 5-like, whose protein sequence is MADPHEQKQVEVVGLSGDRNDHGHNIKSPEVTTPRSDAWRSGSPMLNRKTKSRLLDPPEEHLQRSNIFSGDYSGQVDDGHQEDDGDSDDIPEEYKKTELNFWLVLQVASLVLIMVALVCSLAIPELERHKVWDLPLWKWELLVLALICGHLVSAWAIRLIVFLIERNVTLRKRVLYFVYGLKKSAQNCLWLGLVLLVWNCIFNRKVEKETRSKILRYVTKILLCFLLGTVIWLLKTFLVRVLASSFQVNTFFERVQESLFQQYVIETLSGPPLFGTRSTNEEKAMAEVEKLQNAGANVPSDLRGCLILNRGKRSDDGREGNIPVEQLRKLNQRNISAWKMKRLMNIILHGSLLTLDEQIIDKPSVKDEASIQIRSEREAEKTARRIFRRVAKPGSRYIYLDNVMRFMRDDEAYRTMHLLEAKADHEGISKEALKNWMVNAFRERRALALSLIDTKKAVDKLHRVLNFIVAFIIIIICLSVMQVAVTHFLLIISSQVLVMAFVFGSTCKNLFEAVIFLFVIHPFDVGDRCEVEGVQMVVEEINLLTTVFLRYDKLKIIYPNSVLMTKPIGNYYRSPDMGDAVDFSIHIATPFEKVKIMKERIVRYIENKSDHWQPAPTLAMREIEGLNRVMMSVWLSHRMNHEDVVERYARRALLVEEMVRIFKELNIEYRLLPLDVYIRSIADRSPDHRHPSNETICSETDDFLGY, encoded by the exons ATGGCTGATCCCCACGAACAAAAGCAAGTGGAAGTGGTGGGGCTCAGTGGCGACCGTAATGACCATGGCCATAACATCAAAAGCCCGGAAGTAACTACCCCGAGAAGCGATGCTTGGCGTTCCGGTTCTCCAATGCTCAACCGCAAGACAAAGTCCAGGCTACTGGACCCTCCCGAGGAACACTTGCAGAGGTCGAACATTTTTTCGGGTGACTATTCTGGGCAAGTCGATGATGGCCACCAAGAAGACGACGGGGATTCGGATGACATACCCGAGGAATACAAGAAGACCGAGCTCAACTTCTGGTTGGTTCTCCAAGTAGCGAGTCTTGTACTGATTATGGTGGCCTTAGTGTGCAGCCTTGCGATTCCGGAACTGGAGAGGCACAAGGTGTGGGATCTTCCGCTCTGGAAATGGGAACTGTTGGTTCTCGCTCTGATCTGCGGGCACCTGGTCTCTGCTTGGGCCATTAGGCTAATCGTGTTCTTGATCGAACGCAACGTCACACTGCGGAAACGGGTTCTATACTTTGTGTATGGTCTTAAGAAGTCTGCTCAGAACTGCCTGTGGCTCGGACTGGTCTTGCTGGTTTGGAACTGCATATTTAATCGCAAGGTCGAGAAGGAGACGAGGAGCAAGATTCTGCGGTACGTGACCAAGATCCTCTTATGCTTTTTGCTGGGCACGGTGATTTGGCTCCTTAAGACCTTCCTCGTCAGGGTCCTTGCCTCATCGTTCCAAGTGAACACGTTCTTCGAGCGGGTTCAG GAGTCTCTCTTTCAGCAATATGTGATCGAGACGCTCTCAGGGCCGCCACTGTTTGGAACCCGGAGCACCAACGAGGAGAAGGCAATGGCAGAGGTTGAGAAGCTACAGAATGCAGGGGCAAATGTTCCCTCCGACCTCAGGGGCTGCCTGATTCTGAATAGAGGAAAGCGCTCAGACGATGGCCGAGAAGGTAATATCCCAGTTGAGCAGCTGCGCAAGCTGAACCAGAGAAACATATCGGCTTGGAAGATGAAGAGGCTGATGAACATCATTCTGCATGGGTCTCTTTTGACTCTTGATGAGCAGATAATCGATAAGCCTTCTGTAAAAGACGAGGCTTCAATACAGATCAGAAGCGAACGCGAGGCAGAAAAGACTGCCAGGAGGATATTCCGGAGAGTGGCCAAGCCCGGATCAAG GTACATTTATTTGGATAATGTCATGCGCTTCATGAGGGACGATGAAGCCTACAGAACAATGCATCTCCTTGAAGCAAAAGCTGACCATGAGGGAATCAGCAAGGAAGCTCTTAAAAATTGGATG GTAAATGCTTTTAGGGAGAGGAGAGCACTCGCCTTGTCCCTGATCGACACGAAAAAAGCTGTGGACAAGCTTCACCGTGTGCTGAACTTTATCGTGGCATTCATCATCATAATAATCTGTTTAAGTGTAATGCAAGTCGCTGTCACTCACTTCCTTCTCATCATAAGCTCCCAAGTTCTTGTGATGGCATTTGTTTTTGGGAGTACCTGCAAGAATCTGTTCGAGGCGGTCATTTTCTTGTTCGTAATACACCCTTTTGATGTGGGAGATCGTTGCGAAGTGGAAGGAGTCCAG ATGGTGGTCGAAGAAATAAATCTACTTACGACTGTGTTTCTGAGGTATGACAAGCTAAAGATCATATATCCCAACAGTGTTTTGATGACCAAACCCATTGGTAACTACTATCGAAGCCCGGATATGGGAGATGCCGTCGACTTCTCCATTCACATTGCAACTCCATTCGAAAAGGTCAAGATCATGAAGGAGAGAATAGTAAG GTACATTGAGAACAAGAGCGACCACTGGCAGCCTGCTCCGACGCTGGCGATGAGGGAGATTGAAGGTCTGAATAGAGTGATGATGTCGGTTTGGCTCTCACACAGGATGAATCATGAGGACGTGGTCGAGAGATATGCGAGGAGAGCCCTCTTGGTTGAAGAGATGGTAAGAATCTTCAAGGAACTCAATATTGAGTACCGCTTGCTGCCCCTGGATGTGTATATCAGGAGTATTGCAGATAGGAGCCCTGATCATCGACATCCTTCAAATGAGACAATCTGTAGTGAAACCGATGACTTCCTAGGATATTAG
- the LOC116202132 gene encoding plastocyanin, which yields MAAVTSAAVAVPSFTGLKAASKPAAVAARIPAPSSAAPRLAVRASLRDAVGAAVVATAASAALAAGNASALTVLLGSGDGGLVFEPREFSVAPGEKIEFKNNAGFPHNVVFDEDEVPPGVDAGKISMPEEDLLNAPGEVYSVTLTEKGDYKFYCAPHQGAGMVGKVTVN from the coding sequence ATGGCCGCCGTCACCTCCGCCGCCGTCGCCGTCCCCTCATTCACAGGCCTCAAGGCAGCCTCCAAGCCCGCCGCCGTGGCCGCTAGGATCCCTGCCCCATCCTCCGCCGCCCCTAGGCTCGCCGTCCGGGCGTCACTCAGGGACGCGGTCGGGGCCGCCGTCGTGGCCACCGCCGCCTCCGCAGCCCTCGCCGCCGGAAACGCCTCGGCCTTAACGGTGCTGCTCGGCAGCGGCGACGGGGGCCTCGTGTTCGAGCCCAGGGAGTTCTCGGTCGCCCCGGGCGAGAAGATCGAGTTCAAGAACAACGCCGGGTTCCCTCACAACGTGGTGTTCGACGAGGACGAGGTGCCCCCCGGCGTCGATGCAGGCAAGATCTCCATGCCGGAGGAGGACCTGCTCAACGCCCCCGGTGAGGTCTACTCCGTCACCCTGACGGAGAAAGGGGACTACAAATTCTACTGCGCTCCCCACCAAGGGGCCGGCATGGTCGGGAAAGTCACCGTCAATTAA